Proteins encoded together in one Luteimonas fraxinea window:
- the lpxL gene encoding LpxL/LpxP family Kdo(2)-lipid IV(A) lauroyl/palmitoleoyl acyltransferase, which produces MSTTPLPRPPLAPRHWPAWIGIGLMALAARIPWPLQRALGRGLGDTLRVALASRRRVAARNLELCFPELDAPAREALLRRHFQSLGIGLFEFARAWWGSIAPLQRGLIVEGVEHVEAARAAGRGVIVVSGHFTTLEVCGRLMCDYVPLAGMYRPHSEPAMEWAVRRGRARYAAAMFPKRDVRGVVRHLKRGGLLWYAPDQDPSGGDAVYVPFFGRPAHSLTSTHSLARLSGAAVVFYKHVRRDDGGYTLTLTPAPEPYPTPDATADTATVMAGIEDMARAAPDQYLWIHRRFKRQPDGRSLY; this is translated from the coding sequence ATGTCGACGACGCCCCTGCCCCGCCCGCCGCTCGCGCCCCGCCACTGGCCGGCGTGGATCGGCATCGGCCTGATGGCGCTCGCCGCGCGGATTCCATGGCCGTTGCAGCGCGCGCTCGGGCGCGGGCTCGGCGATACCTTGCGCGTCGCGCTGGCGAGCCGTCGCCGCGTGGCCGCGCGCAATCTTGAACTGTGTTTCCCGGAGCTCGACGCGCCCGCGCGCGAGGCGCTGCTGCGTCGGCATTTCCAGTCGCTGGGCATCGGCCTGTTCGAGTTCGCACGCGCCTGGTGGGGCTCGATCGCACCATTGCAGCGCGGACTGATCGTCGAAGGCGTCGAGCACGTCGAAGCCGCGCGCGCGGCAGGGCGCGGCGTGATCGTCGTGTCCGGGCACTTCACCACGCTGGAAGTCTGCGGCCGCCTGATGTGCGATTACGTGCCGCTGGCCGGCATGTATCGCCCGCACTCGGAACCGGCGATGGAATGGGCGGTGCGTCGGGGCCGCGCGCGTTATGCCGCGGCAATGTTCCCCAAGCGCGACGTGCGCGGCGTGGTGCGGCATCTCAAGCGCGGCGGCCTGCTGTGGTACGCCCCCGACCAGGATCCCAGTGGCGGCGACGCGGTCTACGTGCCGTTCTTCGGCCGCCCCGCGCACAGCCTGACCTCGACCCATTCGCTCGCGCGCCTGTCCGGCGCGGCGGTGGTGTTCTACAAGCACGTGCGTCGCGACGATGGCGGCTACACGCTGACGCTGACCCCGGCACCCGAGCCGTATCCGACCCCGGACGCGACCGCGGATACCGCAACGGTGATGGCCGGCATCGAAGACATGGCCCGCGCCGCGCCGGACCAGTACCTGTGGATCCATCGGCGGTTCAAGCGACAGCCGGATGGTAGGTCGCTGTACTGA
- the waaA gene encoding lipid IV(A) 3-deoxy-D-manno-octulosonic acid transferase, translated as MPADTTERLLRGLYSALLVVLAPITVYHLIWRGFRQSAYLLRWDERYGIYRTPPLTAPVWVHAVSVGEVNAAAPLINALLERDPARRLLVTTITPTGSERVRALWGDRVEHVYLPYDLSGAVRRFLRHFRPQIGLIVETELWPNLLFCCRDAGVPTVIVNARLSARSLRGYRVLRPLVGRALRTVRRVATQSADDGKRFVKLGALRDAVIDTGNLKFDITLDDAKIAKLVADFRGRAGARPVWIAASTHPDEEAAVIDIHRRLRTRWPDLLLIWAPRHPERFRSAMQLGVDAGWRVATRALTTWPDAGDDVFVLDTLGELGLFFACADVAFVGGSLQDIGGHNLLEPAAVGTPVVTGPHLQNFADIAKQLGRADALRIGADADAVHDHIAALLADADARDAMAAAGRALVANGRGALARTLALIESDLPVPDTKTARILRSAPSSI; from the coding sequence ATGCCGGCCGACACCACAGAACGACTGCTGCGCGGCCTCTACTCGGCCCTGCTCGTCGTGCTTGCGCCGATCACGGTCTATCACCTGATCTGGCGCGGTTTCCGGCAGTCGGCGTATCTGCTGCGCTGGGACGAGCGCTACGGCATCTATCGCACGCCGCCGCTGACCGCGCCGGTGTGGGTGCACGCGGTCTCGGTCGGCGAGGTCAACGCGGCCGCGCCGCTGATCAACGCCTTGCTCGAGCGCGATCCGGCGCGTCGCCTGCTGGTGACCACGATCACGCCGACCGGCTCGGAGCGCGTACGTGCGCTGTGGGGCGATCGCGTCGAGCACGTGTATCTGCCGTACGACCTCTCGGGTGCGGTGCGACGTTTCCTGCGGCATTTCCGCCCGCAGATCGGCCTGATCGTCGAGACCGAACTGTGGCCGAATCTGCTGTTCTGCTGCCGCGATGCCGGCGTGCCGACGGTAATCGTCAATGCGCGGCTGTCGGCGCGTTCGCTGCGCGGCTATCGCGTGCTGCGTCCGCTGGTCGGACGCGCGCTGCGCACGGTGCGCCGCGTCGCGACGCAGTCGGCCGACGACGGCAAACGCTTCGTGAAACTCGGCGCGCTGCGCGATGCAGTGATCGACACCGGCAATCTGAAATTCGACATTACCCTCGACGACGCGAAGATCGCGAAGCTGGTCGCGGATTTCCGCGGCCGCGCCGGTGCACGGCCGGTGTGGATCGCGGCCAGCACGCATCCCGACGAGGAAGCGGCGGTCATCGACATCCACCGTCGCCTGCGCACGCGCTGGCCTGACCTGCTGCTGATCTGGGCCCCGCGCCATCCCGAGCGTTTCCGCAGCGCGATGCAGCTCGGCGTCGACGCCGGCTGGCGCGTCGCCACGCGCGCGCTGACCACGTGGCCCGATGCCGGCGACGATGTCTTCGTGCTCGACACGCTCGGCGAACTGGGGCTGTTCTTCGCCTGCGCCGATGTCGCCTTCGTCGGCGGCAGCCTGCAGGATATCGGCGGCCACAACCTGCTCGAGCCGGCCGCGGTCGGCACACCGGTCGTCACTGGACCGCACCTGCAGAACTTCGCCGACATCGCCAAGCAGCTGGGGCGTGCGGATGCGTTGCGCATCGGCGCGGACGCGGATGCGGTGCACGACCACATCGCGGCGTTGCTGGCGGATGCCGACGCGCGCGATGCGATGGCCGCCGCCGGCCGCGCGCTCGTCGCCAACGGTCGTGGTGCACTGGCGCGCACGCTGGCGCTGATCGAGTCCGATCTGCCGGTACCGGATACGAAAACGGCGCGGATCCTGCGATCCGCGCCGTCGTCGATCTGA
- a CDS encoding TolC family outer membrane protein has translation MFRRPLFLSLALALTSSPLLAADLVQTYELARTNDPTLSIAESQRLSTKEGAVQARGALLPQINGSASLTDSRRAGLSGKARTRSYGVNAGQVLFDWGQISTLRSQRALSTAADFQLDADNDSLITRTAAAYFDVLVATETLAAAEAAETAFKRQFDFADKRLEVGLAPITDVHEARAQYDSARANTIVQRNALQDSYQALAEITGSEIRDLRGLPDDFTPQLPEGRDAEAWVATAIDQNPQLQALRYQVTASEYSVTAAKSAHLPTLDLGASYGRSDSWGERSLDSQQRESETNSIGLTLTVPIFSGGITQSRVRQSIAQRDIAGDQYEAQRRAIERNTRSAYQNLVAGITEVEARRLALVSANSAYEASQVGLEVGTRTVIDVLINQQNLFSARQAYAFAKYNFLQSRLLLEQAAGTLDIGNLQDVNRQLTVDVNSVGASTGTGAATPPPQ, from the coding sequence ATGTTCCGCCGCCCCCTGTTCCTGTCGCTCGCACTCGCGCTGACGTCCAGCCCGCTGCTGGCCGCCGATCTCGTCCAGACCTACGAGCTGGCCCGTACCAATGACCCGACGCTGTCGATCGCCGAATCGCAGCGCCTGTCGACCAAGGAAGGCGCGGTCCAGGCCCGGGGCGCACTGCTGCCGCAGATCAACGGCAGCGCCTCGCTGACCGATAGCCGCCGCGCTGGTCTGTCCGGAAAAGCACGCACGCGCAGCTACGGCGTCAATGCCGGCCAGGTGCTGTTCGACTGGGGCCAGATCTCGACGCTGCGTTCGCAACGCGCGCTGAGCACGGCCGCCGACTTCCAGCTCGACGCCGACAACGACTCGCTGATCACGCGCACCGCCGCGGCGTATTTCGACGTGCTGGTCGCGACCGAAACGCTGGCGGCCGCCGAAGCCGCCGAGACCGCGTTCAAGCGCCAGTTCGATTTCGCCGACAAGCGCCTCGAAGTGGGCCTGGCGCCGATCACCGACGTGCACGAAGCGCGGGCGCAGTACGACAGCGCCCGCGCCAACACGATCGTCCAGCGCAACGCGCTGCAGGATTCCTACCAGGCACTGGCCGAGATCACCGGTTCGGAAATCCGCGATCTGCGGGGTCTGCCCGACGATTTCACCCCACAGCTGCCGGAAGGTCGTGACGCGGAAGCCTGGGTCGCCACCGCGATCGACCAGAACCCGCAATTGCAGGCGCTGCGCTATCAGGTGACGGCATCCGAATACAGCGTCACCGCGGCGAAGTCGGCCCACCTGCCGACGCTCGATCTCGGCGCCAGCTACGGCAGAAGCGACAGCTGGGGCGAGCGCAGCCTGGATTCGCAACAGCGCGAGTCGGAAACCAACAGCATCGGCCTGACGCTGACCGTGCCGATCTTCAGCGGCGGCATCACCCAGTCGCGCGTACGCCAGTCGATCGCCCAGCGTGACATCGCTGGCGACCAGTACGAAGCCCAGCGTCGCGCGATTGAACGCAACACCCGCAGCGCCTACCAGAACCTCGTCGCCGGCATCACCGAGGTCGAGGCCCGTCGTCTCGCCCTGGTCTCGGCCAACAGCGCCTATGAGGCCTCGCAGGTCGGCCTGGAAGTCGGCACGCGTACGGTCATCGACGTGTTGATCAACCAGCAGAACCTGTTCTCGGCGCGTCAGGCCTATGCCTTCGCGAAGTACAACTTCCTGCAGAGCCGTCTGCTGCTCGAGCAGGCCGCGGGCACGCTGGACATCGGCAACCTGCAGGACGTGAACCGCCAGCTGACCGTCGACGTCAACAGCGTCGGCGCGTCCACCGGCACCGGCGCAGCGACACCGCCGCCGCAGTAA
- a CDS encoding protein-L-isoaspartate O-methyltransferase family protein — protein sequence MTIDYAKARAAMVEQQVRPWDVLDARVLETISRLPRESFVAESRRALAYADLELPLGHGELMLKPVVEGRALQALKLEQGDEVLQIGTGSGYLAACMGYLARDVVSLERHDDLADAARGRLQAQGIANVDVITADAFAWNTDRRFDAICVCGAVDVIPERFVQWLRPGGRMFIVRGRAPAMEAVLVRREGEAVNATRIESLFETGLTYLAGAAPVPQFTL from the coding sequence ATGACGATCGACTACGCCAAGGCCCGTGCGGCGATGGTGGAACAACAGGTCCGGCCCTGGGACGTGCTCGATGCGCGCGTGCTCGAAACGATTTCGCGCCTGCCGCGCGAATCTTTCGTGGCCGAGTCGCGCCGCGCACTGGCCTATGCCGACCTCGAACTCCCGCTCGGCCACGGCGAGCTGATGCTCAAGCCGGTGGTCGAAGGCCGTGCGCTGCAGGCGCTGAAGCTCGAACAGGGCGACGAAGTGCTGCAGATCGGCACCGGCAGCGGTTATCTCGCCGCGTGCATGGGCTATCTGGCCCGTGACGTCGTCAGCCTCGAGCGCCATGACGACCTCGCCGACGCCGCCCGCGGCCGTCTGCAGGCGCAGGGCATCGCGAACGTCGACGTGATCACCGCCGATGCGTTCGCGTGGAATACCGACCGCCGCTTCGACGCGATCTGCGTCTGTGGCGCCGTCGACGTGATTCCCGAGCGTTTCGTGCAGTGGCTGCGTCCCGGGGGCCGCATGTTCATCGTCCGCGGCCGCGCGCCCGCGATGGAAGCGGTGCTGGTGCGCCGCGAAGGCGAGGCTGTCAACGCGACCCGCATCGAATCGTTGTTCGAGACCGGACTCACCTATCTCGCAGGCGCCGCGCCGGTGCCGCAGTTCACTCTCTGA
- a CDS encoding TetR/AcrR family transcriptional regulator, whose product MSTRPSSLPPAPTPEKAPAGPGRPKDLAKRAAILEAAERMFLQQGFEGVSMDQIAAEAGVSKLTVYSHFGDKDTLFTEAAARYCEQQMPDSVFEPAPATPLRQRLLEVAEAFFAMVSSPEAVAGHRLLCTPQMVEKRLPQRFWKGGPERVQSSFAAMLRRRIETGDLDLDEALVPTAAAQFFVLLKGDLHQRMVFDCDDAGQCAGQRRAHLEASVDMFLRAYGRR is encoded by the coding sequence ATGTCGACGCGTCCGTCCTCGCTGCCCCCTGCCCCGACGCCCGAGAAGGCGCCGGCGGGTCCCGGCCGGCCGAAGGATCTGGCCAAGCGCGCGGCGATCCTCGAAGCCGCGGAGCGCATGTTCCTGCAGCAGGGCTTCGAAGGCGTCAGCATGGACCAGATCGCGGCCGAGGCCGGGGTGTCCAAGCTGACCGTCTACAGCCATTTCGGCGACAAGGACACGCTGTTCACCGAGGCCGCGGCGCGCTACTGCGAGCAGCAGATGCCCGATTCGGTGTTCGAGCCCGCGCCGGCCACGCCACTGCGTCAGCGCCTGCTGGAGGTTGCCGAGGCGTTCTTCGCGATGGTGTCCTCGCCCGAGGCCGTTGCCGGTCACCGCCTGCTGTGCACCCCGCAGATGGTCGAAAAGCGTCTGCCGCAGCGGTTCTGGAAGGGCGGTCCCGAGCGCGTGCAGTCGTCGTTCGCGGCGATGCTCCGGCGCCGGATCGAAACCGGCGATCTCGACCTCGACGAGGCCCTCGTGCCGACGGCAGCGGCGCAGTTCTTCGTGCTGCTCAAGGGCGACCTCCACCAGCGCATGGTGTTCGACTGCGACGACGCCGGCCAATGCGCCGGTCAACGGCGCGCGCACCTGGAAGCCTCGGTGGACATGTTCCTGCGCGCCTACGGGCGTCGCTGA
- a CDS encoding efflux RND transporter periplasmic adaptor subunit — protein MRRLTLLRPSRLALPVLAACTLALAACGDRTAPEPVARPVLVVTPASAADSGAAAFPGEIRAREESTLAFQVGGQLLRRDVDAGAHVRRGQVLAEIDPGDLRLQQQSAQAQVASAEAEYARTRTDRARYAALVDQQLISRSQMDAQDAAYTAAQAQLRAARAQADVAGNQAGYTQLRAPRDGVIASREAEAGQVVAAGQAIFMLAGDDGREVAIALPESRIAGFAIGQPAQIELWNRPGVRVPGTIREIAAAADPQARTYAARVAIVDDAVEGLELGQSARVYLAAATSDTDLQVPLTAIQPGADGGKAVWVVDRAEGTLRSVPVETGPYGARSVPVLSGLAADALVVAAGGHLLREGQRVTPVDRENRPVQLQAAQPAAAE, from the coding sequence ATGCGCCGCCTGACCCTGCTTCGCCCCTCCCGCCTCGCGTTGCCGGTGCTCGCCGCCTGCACGCTGGCACTGGCTGCCTGCGGCGACCGCACTGCACCCGAACCGGTGGCGCGCCCGGTGCTCGTGGTCACGCCGGCATCGGCAGCCGACAGTGGCGCGGCCGCATTCCCCGGCGAAATTCGCGCCCGAGAGGAAAGCACGCTGGCGTTCCAGGTGGGCGGGCAACTCTTGCGACGCGATGTCGACGCCGGCGCGCATGTGCGGCGCGGCCAGGTGCTGGCCGAGATCGATCCCGGCGATCTGCGGCTGCAGCAGCAGTCGGCGCAGGCGCAGGTCGCATCGGCCGAGGCCGAATACGCGCGCACCCGCACCGATCGCGCGCGCTACGCCGCACTCGTCGACCAGCAGCTGATCAGCCGTTCGCAGATGGACGCGCAGGACGCGGCCTACACCGCGGCGCAGGCGCAGCTGCGCGCCGCACGCGCGCAGGCGGATGTCGCCGGCAACCAGGCGGGCTACACGCAATTGCGCGCGCCGCGCGATGGCGTCATCGCCAGCCGTGAGGCCGAAGCCGGGCAGGTGGTCGCCGCGGGCCAGGCGATCTTCATGCTGGCCGGCGACGACGGCCGCGAAGTCGCGATCGCGTTGCCGGAATCGCGCATCGCCGGATTCGCGATCGGTCAGCCGGCGCAGATCGAACTGTGGAACCGGCCGGGCGTGCGCGTGCCGGGCACGATCCGCGAGATCGCCGCGGCCGCCGATCCGCAGGCCCGCACCTACGCCGCGCGTGTGGCGATCGTCGACGATGCGGTCGAAGGCCTCGAACTCGGGCAGAGCGCCCGCGTGTATCTCGCCGCGGCGACATCGGACACCGATCTGCAGGTGCCGCTGACCGCGATCCAGCCGGGCGCGGATGGCGGCAAGGCAGTCTGGGTCGTCGATCGCGCCGAGGGCACACTGCGTTCGGTACCGGTGGAGACCGGTCCGTATGGCGCACGCAGCGTGCCGGTGCTGTCCGGTCTTGCGGCCGATGCTCTGGTGGTCGCGGCCGGCGGGCATCTGCTGCGCGAAGGCCAGCGGGTGACGCCGGTGGATCGCGAGAACCGTCCCGTGCAGCTGCAGGCGGCGCAGCCGGCGGCAGCCGAATGA
- a CDS encoding efflux RND transporter permease subunit, with translation MSRFNLSEWALGNRTLVLYMMLVVAVAGIFSYGRLGQSEDPPFTFKAMVIQTQWPGATADQVSQQVTERIERKLMETGDYEFVRSYSRPGESQVIFFARDSMRSSEIPDLWYQVRKKVADLRPSLPQDIVGPFFNDEFGDTFGNIYALTGEGFDYAIKKDYADRIQRELQLVDDVGKVELVGLQDEKVWIEVSNTRLATLGIPMAAVQQALAEQNALVPAGFFETDSARVQLRVDGAFESVDAIRDFPIRAGDRTVRLGDIATVERGFADPAAPRMRFMGEDAIGIAVAMHDGGDILKLGTRLENEFARLQETLPAGMALRKVSDQPRAVRDSVGEFVKVLAEAVIIVLLVSFVSLGFRTGLVVAVSIPLVLAMTFIAMDQFDIGLHKISLGALVLALGLMVDDAIIAVEMMAIRMEQGDSRLAAASYAWTHTAFPMLTGTLVTAAGFLPIATAASSTGEYTRSLFEVVTIALVVSWIAAVLFIPLLGEKMLPDLANPQPPRPGSLPARWRDTRSRMAVRWPRLAFALAPKDPQAHDHDPYQRPFYRRFRGLLDWSLTHRWIVIAATAALFVASLLLFRFVPQQFFPDSTRLELMVDVELAEGSSLRATEAAAARLDALLATREGVDNRVVYVGTGSPRFYLPLDQQLPQANFAQFVVATTDVEAREQIRVWLTDEVAPQFPELQLRVTRLETGPPVGYPVQLRVSGEHVERVRGIADAIANEVRTNPNVANVNLDWDEPSRIVRLVVDQERARVLGVSSQNLAQFLSSSLSGLQVSTYREGNELIGIVMRGPDDERGQLDMLESLAIPTSNGQSVPLGQVARLEPTFEDGIIWHRDRLPTITVRADIRGDVTAPTVVAQILPTLDGIRESMPDGYRLETGGTVEDSSKGQDSIKAGLPLFLFVVVSLLMLQLRSFSRTALVLLTAPLGMIGVTLFLLVFRVPFGFVAMLGTIALAGMIMRNSIILVDQIEQDIAAGHARWDAVIDATVRRFRPIVLTALAAILAMIPLSRSVFFGPMAVAIMGGLTVATLLTLTFLPALYAAWFKVNRDEDARA, from the coding sequence ATGAGCCGGTTCAATCTCTCCGAATGGGCGCTCGGCAACCGCACGCTGGTGCTCTACATGATGCTGGTCGTCGCGGTGGCCGGCATTTTCTCGTACGGCCGCCTCGGCCAGTCCGAGGATCCGCCCTTCACCTTCAAGGCGATGGTGATCCAGACCCAGTGGCCGGGCGCGACCGCCGACCAGGTCTCGCAGCAGGTCACCGAGCGGATCGAGCGCAAGCTGATGGAGACCGGCGACTACGAATTCGTGCGTTCGTATTCGCGGCCCGGCGAATCGCAGGTGATCTTCTTCGCCCGCGATTCGATGCGTTCGAGCGAGATTCCCGATCTCTGGTACCAGGTGCGCAAGAAGGTCGCCGATCTGCGACCTTCGCTGCCGCAGGACATCGTCGGCCCGTTCTTTAACGACGAATTCGGCGACACCTTCGGCAACATCTACGCGCTGACGGGCGAGGGCTTCGACTACGCGATCAAGAAGGACTATGCAGATCGCATCCAGCGCGAGCTGCAGCTGGTCGACGATGTCGGCAAGGTCGAACTGGTCGGTCTGCAGGACGAAAAGGTCTGGATCGAAGTCAGCAACACGCGACTGGCGACGCTCGGCATTCCGATGGCGGCCGTGCAACAGGCGCTGGCGGAACAGAACGCGCTGGTGCCGGCGGGCTTCTTCGAAACCGATAGCGCGCGCGTGCAGTTGCGCGTCGATGGCGCATTCGAATCAGTGGATGCGATCCGCGACTTCCCGATCCGCGCGGGCGATCGCACTGTGCGCCTCGGCGACATCGCGACTGTCGAGCGCGGCTTCGCCGATCCAGCCGCGCCGCGCATGCGCTTCATGGGCGAGGACGCGATCGGCATCGCCGTGGCGATGCACGACGGCGGCGACATCCTCAAGCTCGGCACGCGACTCGAAAACGAGTTCGCGCGGTTGCAGGAAACGCTGCCGGCCGGCATGGCGCTGCGCAAGGTCTCCGACCAGCCACGCGCGGTGCGCGATTCGGTGGGCGAGTTCGTCAAGGTGCTGGCCGAGGCGGTGATCATCGTGCTGCTGGTGAGCTTCGTCTCTCTGGGCTTCCGCACCGGACTCGTGGTCGCGGTGTCGATTCCGCTGGTGCTGGCGATGACTTTCATCGCGATGGATCAGTTCGACATCGGCCTGCACAAGATTTCGCTCGGCGCGCTGGTGCTCGCGCTGGGACTGATGGTGGACGACGCGATCATCGCGGTGGAGATGATGGCCATCCGCATGGAACAGGGCGACAGCCGGCTCGCGGCGGCGAGTTACGCCTGGACGCATACCGCGTTCCCGATGCTGACCGGCACGCTGGTCACCGCGGCCGGCTTCCTGCCGATCGCGACTGCTGCGTCGAGTACCGGCGAGTACACGCGCTCACTGTTCGAAGTGGTGACGATTGCGCTGGTCGTGTCCTGGATCGCCGCGGTGTTGTTCATTCCGCTGCTCGGCGAGAAGATGCTGCCCGATCTCGCGAACCCGCAGCCGCCGCGCCCCGGTTCGCTGCCCGCGCGCTGGCGCGACACGCGCAGCCGCATGGCCGTGCGCTGGCCGCGGCTCGCGTTCGCACTGGCGCCGAAGGATCCGCAGGCGCATGACCATGATCCCTATCAGCGTCCCTTCTACCGGCGCTTCCGCGGGTTGCTGGACTGGTCGCTGACCCATCGCTGGATCGTCATCGCTGCGACGGCCGCGCTGTTCGTCGCGTCGCTGCTGCTGTTCCGGTTCGTTCCGCAGCAGTTCTTCCCCGATTCGACGCGACTGGAGCTGATGGTCGATGTGGAACTCGCCGAAGGCAGTTCGCTACGCGCGACCGAGGCGGCGGCCGCGCGTCTCGATGCCTTGCTTGCGACACGCGAGGGCGTCGACAACCGCGTGGTCTATGTCGGCACCGGCTCGCCGCGTTTCTATCTGCCGCTCGACCAGCAGCTGCCGCAGGCCAACTTCGCCCAGTTCGTCGTCGCCACGACCGATGTCGAAGCGCGCGAGCAGATCCGCGTCTGGCTGACCGACGAGGTCGCGCCGCAGTTCCCCGAACTGCAGTTGCGCGTGACGCGACTCGAAACCGGGCCGCCGGTCGGCTACCCGGTGCAGCTGCGTGTCTCGGGCGAGCACGTCGAACGCGTACGCGGCATTGCCGATGCGATCGCCAACGAGGTGCGCACGAACCCGAACGTCGCCAACGTCAATCTGGACTGGGACGAACCCAGCCGCATCGTGCGCCTGGTCGTCGATCAGGAGCGCGCGCGCGTGCTCGGCGTGAGTTCGCAGAACCTCGCGCAGTTCCTGTCGAGCTCGCTGTCAGGCCTGCAGGTCAGCACGTATCGCGAAGGCAACGAACTGATCGGCATCGTGATGCGCGGGCCGGATGACGAACGCGGCCAGCTCGACATGCTCGAGAGTCTCGCGATTCCGACATCCAACGGGCAGTCGGTGCCGCTGGGCCAGGTCGCGCGGCTGGAGCCGACGTTCGAGGACGGCATCATCTGGCACCGCGACCGGTTGCCGACGATTACCGTGCGCGCCGATATCCGCGGCGACGTGACGGCGCCGACGGTCGTCGCGCAGATCCTGCCGACGCTCGACGGCATTCGCGAGTCGATGCCGGACGGTTACCGGCTGGAAACCGGCGGCACGGTCGAGGATTCCAGCAAGGGCCAGGATTCGATCAAGGCCGGTCTGCCGCTGTTCCTGTTCGTCGTCGTGTCGCTGTTGATGCTTCAGCTGCGCAGTTTCTCGCGCACCGCGCTGGTGCTGCTGACCGCGCCCCTGGGCATGATCGGCGTGACCCTGTTCCTGCTGGTGTTCCGCGTGCCGTTCGGGTTCGTCGCGATGCTCGGCACGATCGCGCTGGCCGGCATGATCATGCGCAACTCGATCATTCTCGTGGACCAGATCGAACAGGACATCGCCGCCGGCCACGCGCGCTGGGACGCGGTGATCGACGCGACAGTGCGCCGTTTCCGCCCGATCGTGCTGACTGCGCTCGCCGCGATCCTGGCGATGATCCCGCTGTCGCGCAGTGTGTTCTTCGGCCCGATGGCGGTCGCGATCATGGGCGGCCTCACCGTGGCCACGCTGCTGACGCTGACGTTCCTGCCGGCGCTGTATGCGGCGTGGTTCAAGGTGAATCGGGACGAAGACGCGCGCGCCTGA